The stretch of DNA ACTCCGGGCCGCTCGGCCCAGCCCGGGAGCTGCGGCTCGGGCTGTTCGCCAACGTCACCCACGCCACCCCGCTGGTAGGGCTGGCCCAGGGGTTCTACGCCCGCGAGCTGGGCACCACCCGGCTGCGGTACCAGGTGTTCAACGCCGGGCCGGCGGCGGTCGAGGCGATCTTCGCCGGAGCCGTCGACGCCGCGTACACCGGCCCGAACCCGGCGGTCAACGCGTACGTCCGCAGCCACGGCGAGGCGGTGCGGATCATCGCCGGCGCCGCCTCCGGCGGAGCCTCGCTCGTGGTCCGCCCCGGCATCGACCGGCCTGAGCAGCTGCGCGGCGCGCGGATCGCGACCCCCCAGCTCGGCGGCACCCAGGACGTGGCGTTGCGGGCCTGGCTGGCCGAACACGGCCTGCGGACCACCATCACCGGGGGCGGCGACGTACGGATCTACCCCACCGCCAACGCCACCACGCTGCGGCTGTTCCAGCAGGGTCGAATCGACGCCGCGTGGGTGCCCGAGCCGTGGGCGTCCCGGCTGGAGCTGGAAGCCGGCGCGAAGGTGCTGGTCGACGAGCGGGACCTGTGGCCGGACCGGCGGTTCGTCACCACCAACCTGATCGTGTCCACCCGGTTCCTGCGGCAGCACCCGCAGACGGTCGACGCGCTGCTGCGCGGCCACGTGGCCGCCACCGCGTGGATCCGCCAGCACCCGGAGCAGGCCAAACGGGTCGTGAACGCCCAGCTCGGCGCGCTGGGCGGCAAACCGCTCGCGCCGGCGGTGCTGGACCGGGCCTGGTCCCGGATCGAGGTGACCGACGACCCGCTCGCCGTCACGCTGGCCGTCTCCGCGCGGCACGCCTACGCCGCCGGCCTGCTCTCCCAGGCCGACCTGCGCGGCATCTACGAGCTGCGCCCGCTCAACGCGGTCCTGCGGGCCCGCGGGCAACCCCCGGTCGACGACGCGGGGCTGGGTGATCGCACGCGCCGGCCCGCGCCCATCCCGTCCCACCCTGCCGGCAGATCCGCCTGACCCGCTCAAGAT from Carbonactinospora thermoautotrophica encodes:
- a CDS encoding ABC transporter substrate-binding protein, yielding MPASPILARLALLPLLGVLAGCAGAASADSGPLGPARELRLGLFANVTHATPLVGLAQGFYARELGTTRLRYQVFNAGPAAVEAIFAGAVDAAYTGPNPAVNAYVRSHGEAVRIIAGAASGGASLVVRPGIDRPEQLRGARIATPQLGGTQDVALRAWLAEHGLRTTITGGGDVRIYPTANATTLRLFQQGRIDAAWVPEPWASRLELEAGAKVLVDERDLWPDRRFVTTNLIVSTRFLRQHPQTVDALLRGHVAATAWIRQHPEQAKRVVNAQLGALGGKPLAPAVLDRAWSRIEVTDDPLAVTLAVSARHAYAAGLLSQADLRGIYELRPLNAVLRARGQPPVDDAGLGDRTRRPAPIPSHPAGRSA